DNA from Oryzisolibacter sp. LB2S:
CGCGCCCGGCCGTGAGGGAGCGCGCCTTCCAGTAGACCCAGGTGCTGTCCTGGCGCGCGCCGGCGCTCATGGCGTCGATGGCGCGGCCGGCCTGCTTCCACTGGCCGGCGCGCAGCGCGGCGCGCACCTTCCAGGCCAGCATGTCGTCGGTCAGGTCGGCGTCGCGCCCGACGTTGCCGAAATAACCCAGCGCGTCGGGCGAGAGCGACAGCGCCGCCTGCTTGCCGATCAGGCCCCAGAGCCAGTTGCGCTCCTCGGCCGACAGATGCACGCCCCATTTCGCGTCGAGCAGACGGGCGGCGGCGGGGGCATCGCTCATGGCCATGCGCACCAGGGCCAGCACCACCAGCTCCTGGCGCTCGCGGCCGCGCGCCGTGGCGCGGCCCGTGAGGTATTTGGAGGGCGCATCGAGCGCATCGCGCAGCTGGGGCAGCGCCTCGGGGGCGACGATCTCCACGGCCTGGCGCGCCACACGCAGGCGGCCGGTCTCGGCCGCCAGGCGCGCCTTGCGCCACACGTCCAGGGGCTTGATTCTCTTGTCCGCGAGCATCTCGCCCGCGGCATGGGCGCAGCCATCGTCCCCATTGCGCTGGGCGTACCAGTGGCGCAGCACCTCGGCGCCGGCACCCTCGGCCGCCTGGCCCCGGATCAGGTCGATGGTGAGCGCATAGCAGCGCACCTCGCGGTCGTCGCCCATGCGGTAATGCGGGTGCAGCGCGGCGAACCGGTCCCACTCGCGGCGCTGCCCCAGGAGCAGCAGCCAGTCGTTGCGCAGGCGGTCCTCCTGGTAGGTGCCGGCGTAGCGCTGCAAAAAGGCGTCCACCTCCTCGGGCTGGGCCTCGTCCAGGCGCGCGCGCAGCTCCCAGTAGGCGGCCCAGGGCTCGAGCACATGGCCGCGGGCGGCGGGCAGCAGCGCCGTCAGGCGCGCCTTGTCGCCCTTGCGGAAGGCCTGTTGCATCTGCAGCAGGGTATCGTCTCCGCCATTCTGTGCCGCGGCCCAGGGAGAGGCGACGGTCAGTGCAACGCCGGCAACCAGCGGTGTCAAAATCTTCTTCAACCAATGCATTGAGGGATTATCCAATGGACAAAGCAGCCCTTCGCCGCGAGCTGGTCGCACAACGCCTCGCCATGCCCGACCGGCTGCAGCGCTCGGCCATGCTGCAGCGCGTGATGCGCATCTGGCTCGTGGACCGGCCGGACACCGTCATCGGCGCCTACTGGCCCATCAAGGGCGAGTTCGACCCCCTGCCCGCACTGCACCGCTGGAAGGAGGACGGCGAGCTGCTCGACGAGCCCCAGCTGCGCCGCATCGGCCTGCCCGTGATCGACAAGGTGCACAAGACGCTCAGCTTCCACGCCTGGTACCCCGGCTGCCCCATGGAGGAGGACGCCTACGGCATCCCCAAGCCCAAGGACACGGAGCTCATCATTCCCACGCTGCTGTTCGTGCCTTGCGTGGGCTACGGCCCCGGCGGCTACCGGCTGGGCTATGGTGGCGGCTTCTATGACCGCACGCTCGCCACGCTGCAACCGCGCCCCACGACCGTGGGCCTGGGCTACACCCAGGGCTATCTGGACGACTTCGAGCCCGAGGCGCATGACCTGCCGCTCGATGCCATCCTCAACGACAACGGCATTGTCTGGCCGGTGTGAGGCACACCCCCTGAGGCGCTTCGCGGCGTCTGCTGACGCGGCCTGCTCCGCGGCCTTCTGATGGGTGGCGGCGCGCCAGCTTCTGAAAGGACATCCCATGCTCCAGCTCTACATAGGCAACAAGAACTATTCCTCCTGGTCCATGCGAGCCTGGGTGCTGATGCGCCAGGCCGGCATCGCCTTCGACGAGCTGCCCGTGCGCTTCGACGGCTTTGACGCGGGCTCGCAGTTCAAGCGCCGGCTCCAGGCCGTGAGCCCCGCGGGCAAGGTGCCGGTGCTGGTCGATGGCGACCTCGCCATCTGGGACAGCCTGGCGATTGCCGAATACCTGGCCGAGCAGTTCCCCGACAAGCGGCTCTGGCCCGAGGACCGCGCCGCCCGTGCCCGCGCGCGCAGCATAACGGCCGAGATGCACAGCGGCTTCACGGCGCTGCGCAGCCACTGCGGCATGAACATCGAGGCGCGCCTGCCCGAGGTCGGCGCCATCCTCTGGCGCGACCAGGCCGGCGTGCGCGCCGACGTCGAGCGTCTGGTGGACATGTGGGGCGAGCTGCTGGCCCAGCATGGCGGCCCCATGCTGTTCGGCGAATTCACGATTGCCGACGCCTTCTACGCCCCCGTGTGCATGCGCCTGGCGACCTACGCCCTGCCCCTGCCCGCACACATTGCCGACTATGTAGCGCGCGTGCAGCAGCTTCCCGGCGTCAAGGCCTGGGTGGACGGCGCGCTGGCCGAGGCCGACTTCCTCGCCTTCGAGGAGCCCTACCGCGCGCGCCGCGCGTGAGCGGCCGCCATCGCCATGAGGCTGCACATCCTGTCCGACCTGCACCTGGGCGTGCGGGGCATGGAGCACCCGCAGACCGATGCCGACATCGTCATCCTGGCCGGCGACATCGCCCGCCCCGAGCCGGCCATCGCCTGGGCCAGGGGCTTCGGCAAGCCCGTGCTCTACGTGCCCGGCAACCACGAGTTCTACGGCAGCAGCCTGGCGCAGACCCGGCGCACGCTGCAGGCCCTGTGCGCGGGCAGCGCGGGCAGCGCCGACAGCCAGGTGCAGCTGCTGGACAACCGCAGCCTGGTGCTGCAGGGCGTGCGCTTCATCGGCAGCACGCTGTGGAGCGACTTTCGCATCGTGGGCGACGGCCAGGCGCGCCTTGACGCCATGGCGCAGGCCCAGCGCTTCGCCTACGACTTCACGCGCGTGCGCGTCGGCGATGCGCCCGACGCCCCGCTGTTCACGCCCGAGGATTCGGCCGCGCTGTTCGACGCCAATGTGCGCTGGCTCGGCGAGGCGCTGGCGCAGCCCTTTGCCGGGCCCACGGTGGTCGTCACGCACCACGCGCCCACGGCGCAGAGCATCCACCCGCGCTTTGCGGGCTCGCCGCTCAACGGCATCTTCGTCTCTGACGCGCAGGCGCTGGTAAAGGCGAGCGGCGCGCGGCTCTGGATACACGGCCACACGCATGACAGCTTCGACTACCGCGTAGGCGACACACGCGTGCTGTGCAACCCGCGCGGCTATGCCAAGGATGGCGTGGCCGAGAACGCAGCGTTCGATGCACGACTGGTGGTCGATGTGGCCTGAGCACCGTGCACGCGCGCAGCACGGCCGGCCAGGAGTCCGACCGGCTGCTCAGGCTTGCCGCACCCTGCAGTGAGCCGCACCGCACAGGCCACGGTACGCGGCAGAACGTCCGCTGAGCGGCATCATGCTGCGGGCCCGGGCCGTCGCAGGCCCCTGGCGATCGCGGTGCAAGGCGCAGGCGCGTCCTGCATGCGGCCACATCGACAACGCGCTACGTCACTGCGGTGCACTCCCTGTGCGCATGAGGGTGGGCTGCTGTGTCACGATTGTCCCGACAGAGCCCGATTCCCTTCACCGGCGGAAACGCACATGCAAAAGCGCATCACCCCCTCCATCGCAGCGTTGCAATGCTTCGAGGCTGCGGCACGCCACATGAGCTTCACGCTGGCGGCACAGGATCTGTGTCTGACCCAGGGCGCCATCAGCAAGCAGATCGCGCAGTTGGAGGCCATGCTGTGCCATCGGCTGTTTCACCGTTCACCCCGTGGCCTCGCGCTCACGCCAGCGGGACAGATGTACCTGTCCGAGGTCCGCGTCATCCTCAACCAGATCGACGTTTCCTCGCGCTACGTCATGGGCTATGGCCAGGCATCCCAGACCTTGTGCATCGCGGTGCAGCCCACATTCGGGTCCTGCTGGCTGATCCCCCGGCTGCGCGGCTTCATGCAACGCCACCCCGACATTCAGGTGGTGACGCGCTCCGATGCCCGCCCCTTTGACCTGATGCAGTCGCGCATCGACATCTCGCTCTTCTACGGCAGCGGCTCATTGCCCGGCGCAGACTGCCATCGCCTGTTCGATGCACCCGTGATGGCCGTCTGCAGCCCCCAGTACGCAAGGCAGCGCACGATGGATTCACTGGACACATTGGAGGCGCAAACCTTGATTCAGTGCTCATCGCGGCCGGAGATATGGCGCGACTGGTTCGCTCACCAGGGCTTCGAATCGATACGGTGCTACCAGGGCCCCCGGTTCGACACCTTCTCGATGTGCCTCACCGCCGCCATGGAAGGCATTGGCATCGCAGTCATGCCGCAGATGTTCGTTCAGGCCGCGTTGCGCTCGGGTCTGCTGGTACAGGCTTGGCCGTATGTGCAGCCCAGCGACGGCGCCTACTACGTGGCGCATGCCAGCCACTGCGCGGCCGAGCCCAAGATCCTGGCGTTCACCGAATGGGTGCGCGGGCAAGCCCGAACGGGCACGCCCATTAC
Protein-coding regions in this window:
- a CDS encoding transglycosylase SLT domain-containing protein gives rise to the protein MHWLKKILTPLVAGVALTVASPWAAAQNGGDDTLLQMQQAFRKGDKARLTALLPAARGHVLEPWAAYWELRARLDEAQPEEVDAFLQRYAGTYQEDRLRNDWLLLLGQRREWDRFAALHPHYRMGDDREVRCYALTIDLIRGQAAEGAGAEVLRHWYAQRNGDDGCAHAAGEMLADKRIKPLDVWRKARLAAETGRLRVARQAVEIVAPEALPQLRDALDAPSKYLTGRATARGRERQELVVLALVRMAMSDAPAAARLLDAKWGVHLSAEERNWLWGLIGKQAALSLSPDALGYFGNVGRDADLTDDMLAWKVRAALRAGQWKQAGRAIDAMSAGARQDSTWVYWKARSLTAGRASEEDRAAARALYERIAGSTGFYEQLALEELGGHVTPAPAPEPLSDAEKAAARANPGLNRALYAIGMGLRSEGVREWNYTTNLHQSGGMGERELLAAADLACAHQVWDRCINTSERTKGVIDAAQRFPMPFRDAVVQRAQGIGLDPAYVYGLIRQESRFIMDARSGVGASGLMQVMPATARWTAKKIGLTGFTPSQINDRDTNITIGTAYLKLALDDFDGSMALAAAAYNAGPGRPRNWRNGPVLDAAIWAENVPFTETRDYVKKVLANTVNYAAILTGLPQSLKSRLGQVGPRSASEPEPNKDLP
- a CDS encoding 5-formyltetrahydrofolate cyclo-ligase, with translation MDKAALRRELVAQRLAMPDRLQRSAMLQRVMRIWLVDRPDTVIGAYWPIKGEFDPLPALHRWKEDGELLDEPQLRRIGLPVIDKVHKTLSFHAWYPGCPMEEDAYGIPKPKDTELIIPTLLFVPCVGYGPGGYRLGYGGGFYDRTLATLQPRPTTVGLGYTQGYLDDFEPEAHDLPLDAILNDNGIVWPV
- a CDS encoding glutathione S-transferase family protein → MLQLYIGNKNYSSWSMRAWVLMRQAGIAFDELPVRFDGFDAGSQFKRRLQAVSPAGKVPVLVDGDLAIWDSLAIAEYLAEQFPDKRLWPEDRAARARARSITAEMHSGFTALRSHCGMNIEARLPEVGAILWRDQAGVRADVERLVDMWGELLAQHGGPMLFGEFTIADAFYAPVCMRLATYALPLPAHIADYVARVQQLPGVKAWVDGALAEADFLAFEEPYRARRA
- a CDS encoding metallophosphoesterase; translation: MRLHILSDLHLGVRGMEHPQTDADIVILAGDIARPEPAIAWARGFGKPVLYVPGNHEFYGSSLAQTRRTLQALCAGSAGSADSQVQLLDNRSLVLQGVRFIGSTLWSDFRIVGDGQARLDAMAQAQRFAYDFTRVRVGDAPDAPLFTPEDSAALFDANVRWLGEALAQPFAGPTVVVTHHAPTAQSIHPRFAGSPLNGIFVSDAQALVKASGARLWIHGHTHDSFDYRVGDTRVLCNPRGYAKDGVAENAAFDARLVVDVA
- a CDS encoding LysR substrate-binding domain-containing protein — encoded protein: MQKRITPSIAALQCFEAAARHMSFTLAAQDLCLTQGAISKQIAQLEAMLCHRLFHRSPRGLALTPAGQMYLSEVRVILNQIDVSSRYVMGYGQASQTLCIAVQPTFGSCWLIPRLRGFMQRHPDIQVVTRSDARPFDLMQSRIDISLFYGSGSLPGADCHRLFDAPVMAVCSPQYARQRTMDSLDTLEAQTLIQCSSRPEIWRDWFAHQGFESIRCYQGPRFDTFSMCLTAAMEGIGIAVMPQMFVQAALRSGLLVQAWPYVQPSDGAYYVAHASHCAAEPKILAFTEWVRGQARTGTPIT